A genomic window from Streptomyces sp. HUAS YS2 includes:
- a CDS encoding SGNH/GDSL hydrolase family protein: protein MSRARVARRIAAGAAYGGGGIGLLGVAAVGVLLAEVQLAKRSVGGGVAPLPPGTDGRYGRSFEDGEPFRLALLGDSTAAGQGVRRAGQTPAALLASGLAAVAERPVDLRNVALPGARSDDLERQVSLLLSAPGGPSDVCVIMIGANDVTHRMSPTESVRHLAAAVRRLRTSGAEVVVGTCPDLGTIEPVYQPLRWLARRASRQLAAAQTIVVVEQGGRTVSLGDLLGPEFAANPREMFGVDNFHPSAEGYATAAMAILPTVCAVLGVWPEEERLEVDRREGMLPVAKAAAEAASEAGTEVTGARAPWALLKHRRRRRVATPAEAPAPEPTAPAPGTVSWRAGPGNKQD, encoded by the coding sequence ATGTCCAGGGCGAGGGTGGCACGGCGGATCGCGGCGGGTGCGGCGTACGGCGGAGGCGGGATCGGGCTGCTGGGCGTGGCCGCGGTCGGGGTTCTACTGGCCGAGGTGCAGCTGGCCAAGCGATCGGTGGGCGGGGGCGTGGCACCGCTGCCGCCGGGGACGGACGGCCGGTACGGGCGCTCGTTCGAGGACGGCGAACCGTTCCGGCTGGCCCTTCTGGGTGATTCCACGGCCGCGGGACAGGGAGTGCGCCGGGCGGGGCAGACGCCGGCGGCGCTGCTGGCGTCCGGCCTCGCGGCGGTCGCGGAGCGGCCGGTGGATCTGCGGAACGTGGCGCTGCCGGGGGCGCGCTCGGACGACCTGGAGCGGCAGGTGTCGCTGCTGCTGTCGGCACCGGGAGGACCCTCCGACGTCTGCGTGATCATGATCGGCGCGAACGACGTGACGCACCGGATGTCGCCGACGGAGTCGGTGCGGCACCTGGCGGCGGCGGTGCGGCGACTGCGGACCTCCGGCGCGGAGGTGGTGGTCGGGACCTGCCCGGATCTCGGCACCATCGAGCCGGTGTACCAGCCGCTGCGGTGGCTGGCGCGGCGGGCGTCGCGGCAGCTGGCGGCGGCGCAGACGATCGTGGTGGTGGAGCAGGGCGGCCGGACGGTGTCGCTGGGCGATCTGCTCGGCCCGGAGTTCGCGGCGAACCCCCGCGAGATGTTCGGCGTGGACAACTTCCACCCCTCGGCGGAGGGCTACGCGACGGCCGCGATGGCGATACTGCCGACGGTCTGCGCGGTCCTGGGCGTCTGGCCGGAGGAGGAGCGCCTGGAGGTCGACCGCCGCGAGGGCATGCTCCCGGTGGCGAAGGCCGCGGCGGAGGCGGCGTCGGAGGCCGGCACGGAGGTCACCGGGGCACGGGCCCCGTGGGCGCTGCTCAAGCACCGGCGCCGGCGCAGGGTGGCCACGCCCGCGGAGGCACCGGCACCGGAGCCGACCGCTCCGGCCCCGGGGACGGTGTCGTGGCGGGCCGGGCCGGGGAACAAGCAGGACTGA
- a CDS encoding acetyl-CoA C-acetyltransferase, translating into MPEAVIVSTARSPIGRAFKGSLKDLRPDDLTATIVQAALAKVPELDPRDIDDLMLGCGLPGGEQGNNLGRIVAVQMGMDHLPGCTITRYCSSSLQTSRMALHAIKAGEGDVFISAGVEMVSRFVKGNSDSLPDTHNPFFAEAEARTAEVAASEGSTWHDPREDGIVPDAYIAMGQTAENLARLKGISRQEMDEFGVRSQNLAEEAIKNGFWEREITPVTTPDGTVVSKDDGPRAGVTLEGVQGLKPVFRPDGLVTAANCCPLNDGAAALVIMSDTKARELGLTPLARIVSTGVSGLSPEIMGLGPVEASKQALKRAGLTIGDIDLAEINEAFAAQVIPSYQDLGLDLDKVNVNGGAIAVGHPFGMTGARITGTLINSLQFHDKQFGLETMCVGGGQGMAMVIERLS; encoded by the coding sequence ATGCCCGAAGCCGTCATCGTCTCGACCGCCCGCTCCCCGATCGGCCGGGCCTTCAAGGGCTCCCTGAAGGACCTGCGGCCGGACGACCTCACCGCGACCATCGTCCAGGCCGCGCTCGCCAAGGTGCCCGAGCTGGACCCGCGCGACATCGACGACCTGATGCTCGGCTGCGGTCTGCCCGGCGGCGAGCAGGGCAACAACCTGGGCCGGATCGTCGCCGTCCAGATGGGGATGGACCACCTCCCGGGCTGCACGATCACCCGCTACTGCTCCTCCTCCCTGCAGACCTCGCGCATGGCGCTGCACGCCATCAAGGCCGGCGAGGGCGACGTCTTCATCTCCGCCGGTGTCGAGATGGTGTCCCGCTTCGTGAAGGGCAACTCGGACTCGCTGCCGGACACGCACAACCCCTTCTTCGCCGAGGCCGAGGCCCGCACCGCCGAGGTCGCCGCCTCCGAGGGCTCCACCTGGCACGACCCGCGCGAGGACGGCATCGTCCCCGACGCGTACATCGCCATGGGCCAGACCGCGGAGAACCTGGCCCGCCTGAAGGGCATCAGCCGCCAGGAGATGGACGAGTTCGGCGTACGGTCCCAGAACCTCGCCGAGGAGGCCATCAAGAACGGCTTCTGGGAGCGCGAGATCACCCCGGTCACGACCCCCGACGGCACGGTCGTGTCGAAGGACGACGGCCCGCGCGCCGGCGTCACCCTGGAGGGCGTGCAGGGCCTCAAGCCGGTCTTCCGCCCCGACGGTCTGGTCACCGCCGCGAACTGCTGCCCGCTCAACGACGGTGCGGCCGCGCTCGTGATCATGTCCGACACCAAGGCGCGCGAGCTGGGCCTGACCCCGCTCGCCCGCATCGTCTCCACCGGCGTCTCGGGTCTCTCCCCGGAGATCATGGGCCTCGGCCCGGTCGAGGCGTCCAAGCAGGCCCTCAAGCGGGCCGGCCTGACCATCGGCGACATCGACCTGGCCGAGATCAACGAGGCCTTCGCCGCCCAGGTCATCCCGTCCTACCAGGACCTCGGCCTGGACCTGGACAAGGTGAACGTCAACGGTGGCGCGATCGCCGTCGGCCACCCCTTCGGCATGACCGGCGCCCGGATCACCGGCACGCTGATCAACAGCCTCCAGTTCCACGACAAGCAGTTCGGCCTGGAGACCATGTGCGTCGGCGGCGGCCAGGGCATGGCCATGGTGATCGAGCGGCTGAGCTGA